In Saccharothrix syringae, the following are encoded in one genomic region:
- a CDS encoding type II toxin-antitoxin system VapB family antitoxin: MAMTLRLSDEENRRLDELAAAEGRSKQEVVRLALAERWARLQKEEQLSEVLGRVLPKYRGLLDRLGSA; encoded by the coding sequence ATGGCTATGACCCTGCGTCTGAGCGACGAGGAGAACCGGCGGCTCGACGAGCTCGCCGCGGCCGAGGGGCGTTCCAAGCAGGAGGTCGTGCGCCTGGCGCTGGCCGAGCGCTGGGCACGCCTGCAGAAGGAGGAGCAGCTGTCCGAGGTCCTCGGGCGCGTGCTCCCCAAGTACCGGGGGCTGCTGGACCGGCTGGGCTCCGCCTGA
- a CDS encoding TetR/AcrR family transcriptional regulator, whose translation MPRPKTHDEALRVRLLHRAGELLSAEGPGALSLRRLAADVNTSTTAVYSLFGGKPALLNALYEEGYRRFSERLVALPETDDPVEDIIQSGLAYRQSALADPQFYLVMFTKVVPNFEPTAEAREAADRTFLPLVRNVARAVAAGVFVEAQPEEIALGMWALVHGLVSLELIGDLPPEADIGSMYERTIRAHANGWRR comes from the coding sequence GTGCCTCGACCGAAGACCCACGACGAAGCGCTGCGCGTTCGCCTGCTCCACCGGGCCGGCGAGCTGCTGTCCGCCGAGGGCCCGGGCGCTCTGAGCTTGCGCAGGCTCGCGGCGGATGTCAACACCTCGACCACGGCGGTGTATTCGCTGTTCGGGGGCAAGCCGGCGCTGCTGAACGCCCTCTACGAAGAGGGGTACCGCCGTTTCAGTGAACGGCTCGTCGCGCTCCCCGAGACCGACGACCCCGTGGAGGACATCATCCAGAGCGGCCTGGCCTACCGGCAGAGCGCGCTCGCCGACCCGCAGTTCTACCTGGTGATGTTCACCAAGGTCGTGCCGAACTTCGAACCCACGGCCGAGGCCAGGGAGGCGGCGGACCGGACGTTCCTGCCGCTGGTGCGCAACGTCGCCCGCGCCGTGGCGGCCGGGGTGTTCGTCGAGGCCCAGCCCGAGGAGATCGCGCTGGGCATGTGGGCCCTGGTGCACGGCCTGGTGAGCCTGGAGCTCATCGGCGACCTGCCGCCCGAGGCGGACATCGGCTCGATGTACGAGCGCACCATCCGCGCGCACGCCAACGGCTGGCGGAGGTGA
- a CDS encoding glycoside hydrolase family 18 protein produces the protein MSSRRWVLPALLATALTASLAPQAVAHDNDRGHAGTRTVGYYTQWSGYDRNFLVKNLVTNGTAPRLTHLNYAFGFLDESGRCVSSDPWADYQRPFGAEQSVSGRADVAGQPLSGNLNQLKQLKAKYPRLRINISLGGWSGSKYFSNAALTPESRAAHVASCLDMWLKGNLPGAEPGAAAGVFDGVDLDWEWPASEGAPGNVVRPEDRRNFTALLVEYRKQLGRLTWRTGRSYDLTAFLPADPRQVDRGFEVSRVFGLLTFGTVQGYDFHGAWDPRTNQQSALRTPAGDPAPLPFSSQVAVDHYLAEGAPKSKLVLGVPFYSRGWTGVTNANNGLFQNATGPAPATYEAGYEDYRVLKARLADFTVHRDPAAGHAWLFDGTTFWTWDDPTEMRRKGRYVADRRLGGAMIWSLDGDTADGELIRALTSGLS, from the coding sequence ATGTCGAGCAGGAGATGGGTGCTACCGGCCCTGCTGGCCACCGCGCTGACCGCGTCACTGGCGCCGCAGGCCGTCGCCCACGACAACGACCGCGGGCACGCCGGGACGCGCACCGTCGGGTACTACACGCAGTGGAGCGGCTACGACCGCAACTTCCTGGTGAAGAACCTGGTCACCAACGGCACCGCGCCCCGCCTCACGCACCTGAACTACGCGTTCGGCTTCCTCGACGAGTCCGGCAGGTGCGTCAGCTCCGACCCGTGGGCCGACTACCAGCGCCCGTTCGGCGCCGAGCAGAGCGTCAGCGGTCGCGCCGACGTGGCCGGCCAGCCGCTGTCGGGCAACCTCAACCAGCTCAAGCAGCTCAAGGCGAAGTACCCCCGCCTGCGGATCAACATCTCCCTCGGCGGTTGGTCCGGCTCCAAGTACTTCTCCAACGCGGCCCTCACGCCCGAGTCGCGCGCCGCGCACGTCGCGTCGTGCCTGGACATGTGGCTCAAGGGCAACCTGCCCGGCGCCGAGCCGGGTGCGGCGGCCGGCGTCTTCGACGGCGTCGACCTCGACTGGGAGTGGCCCGCCTCCGAGGGCGCGCCCGGCAACGTCGTGCGCCCCGAGGACAGGCGGAACTTCACCGCGCTGCTGGTCGAGTACCGCAAGCAGCTGGGCAGGCTGACCTGGCGCACCGGCCGGTCCTACGACCTGACCGCGTTCCTGCCCGCCGACCCGCGGCAGGTCGACCGCGGCTTCGAGGTCTCCCGGGTCTTCGGGCTGCTGACCTTCGGCACCGTCCAGGGCTACGACTTCCACGGCGCCTGGGACCCGCGGACCAACCAGCAGTCCGCGCTCCGCACGCCCGCCGGCGACCCGGCACCCCTGCCGTTCAGCTCGCAGGTCGCCGTCGACCACTACCTGGCCGAGGGGGCGCCGAAGTCCAAGCTCGTGCTGGGCGTGCCCTTCTACAGCCGCGGCTGGACCGGCGTGACCAACGCGAACAACGGCCTGTTCCAGAACGCCACCGGGCCCGCCCCGGCGACCTACGAGGCCGGTTACGAGGACTACCGCGTCCTCAAGGCCCGGCTGGCGGACTTCACCGTGCACCGCGACCCCGCGGCCGGGCACGCGTGGCTGTTCGACGGCACCACGTTCTGGACCTGGGACGACCCGACCGAGATGAGGCGCAAGGGCCGCTACGTGGCGGACCGGCGCCTCGGCGGCGCGATGATCTGGTCGCTCGACGGCGACACCGCCGACGGCGAGCTGATCAGGGCGCTCACCAGCGGACTGTCCTGA
- a CDS encoding Gfo/Idh/MocA family protein — protein sequence MADHVRIGVLGAARIVPAALVRPARAVGTAVVSAVAARDAGRAREFADKHGIARVHDDYASLLADPDIDAVYVPLPNGLHGKWTLAALAAGKHVLCEKPFAANAEEAARVAAAARDSGLVVMEAFHYRYHPLTARLVEVVAELGELRHVDARLCFPLPRFTDIRYSLELAGGALMDAGCYPVNLVRLLGGGEPEVKSARALLKGEGVDRAMRAELKFPGGHTGTVVTSMWSHSLLKLSARVLGANGEVRVLNPFAPQGGHRLAVRLKGHRRVERFDRRPSYEYQLEAFADAVLHGKPFPTTPDDAVATLRVIDDIYRAAGLPVRRPVD from the coding sequence GTGGCTGATCACGTGCGGATCGGTGTGTTGGGGGCGGCGCGGATCGTGCCGGCCGCGTTGGTCCGGCCGGCGCGGGCGGTGGGGACCGCGGTGGTGTCGGCGGTGGCCGCCCGGGACGCGGGGCGGGCGCGGGAGTTCGCGGACAAGCACGGGATCGCGCGCGTGCACGACGACTACGCGTCGTTGCTGGCCGATCCCGACATCGACGCCGTGTACGTGCCGTTGCCCAACGGGCTGCACGGGAAGTGGACGCTGGCGGCGTTGGCGGCCGGGAAGCACGTGCTGTGCGAGAAGCCCTTCGCGGCCAACGCGGAGGAGGCGGCGCGGGTCGCGGCGGCGGCGCGGGACAGCGGGCTGGTGGTGATGGAGGCGTTCCACTACCGGTACCACCCGCTGACCGCCCGGCTGGTCGAGGTGGTGGCCGAGCTGGGCGAGCTGCGGCACGTGGACGCGCGGCTGTGCTTCCCGCTGCCCCGGTTCACCGACATCCGGTACTCGCTGGAGCTGGCGGGTGGCGCGCTGATGGACGCCGGGTGCTACCCGGTGAACCTGGTGCGGCTGCTGGGCGGCGGCGAACCCGAGGTCAAGTCGGCGCGGGCGCTGCTCAAGGGCGAGGGCGTGGACCGGGCGATGCGCGCCGAGCTGAAGTTCCCCGGCGGGCACACCGGCACGGTGGTCACGTCGATGTGGTCGCACTCGCTGCTGAAGCTGTCGGCGCGGGTGCTGGGCGCCAACGGCGAGGTGCGCGTGCTCAACCCGTTCGCGCCGCAGGGTGGGCACCGGCTGGCGGTGCGGCTGAAGGGGCACCGGCGGGTCGAGCGCTTCGACCGGCGGCCGTCCTACGAGTACCAGCTGGAGGCGTTCGCGGACGCGGTGCTGCACGGCAAACCGTTCCCGACCACGCCGGACGACGCGGTGGCGACCCTGCGCGTGATCGACGACATCTACCGCGCCGCCGGGCTCCCGGTGCGCCGACCGGTGGACTGA
- a CDS encoding type II toxin-antitoxin system death-on-curing family toxin yields MVNYLDAGDLLVLATAVTGGDLVVRDLGLLDSAAHRPRATVLGVEAYDTLWLKASALLDSIVRTRPLAEGNWRLGWVAAVTLCDINGWWIDADEDDALDLVRALGREQIDVPGLAAHLEAWGMPKPADEVEG; encoded by the coding sequence GTGGTCAACTACCTCGACGCCGGCGACTTGCTCGTGCTGGCGACCGCCGTCACCGGTGGGGACCTGGTCGTGCGCGACTTAGGTCTCCTCGACTCCGCAGCTCACCGCCCCAGGGCGACAGTGCTGGGGGTCGAGGCGTACGACACGCTCTGGCTCAAAGCGTCGGCCCTGCTCGACTCGATCGTGCGCACGCGCCCCCTGGCCGAGGGCAACTGGCGCCTGGGTTGGGTGGCGGCCGTGACGTTGTGCGACATCAACGGCTGGTGGATAGACGCCGACGAGGATGACGCGCTGGACCTGGTGCGGGCGCTGGGTCGGGAGCAGATCGACGTGCCCGGGCTGGCGGCGCACCTGGAGGCGTGGGGCATGCCCAAACCGGCGGACGAGGTCGAGGGGTGA
- a CDS encoding caspase, EACC1-associated type yields the protein MRTALLIATDSYSDPAFSALRAPGHDVASLRAVLADPAIGAFRTQVLVNRPAQEVRERVEDLFATAGLDDLVLLYLSGHGVKDRQGRLHFAATDTRADRLRTTGVPAELVRELIHESRSRKVVVLLDCCYSGAFPAGMRPKGGAVDVAELVEGRGCAVITSSTHLQHAFEPDGTAEVSTGPASVFTGVVVEGLRTGAADVDGDGAVTARDLYDYVHEHVRRLTPHQTPTSGGVVSGDLLVAHAPRRPAGGSAVRVAAAKALGDLGDPERAAAVLRGAAGGPAVAPPREYRFPARLDGKGGPVAFSPDSSLLAAAGTVWDTRTWQPASRLPRHDRPRAFSPDGHLLAVAGPRGISLRSTAAWHEVRFLPALARYLRFSHDGGLLVAWRPGTLSLWEAADGTWQSAPPAWEGVWAVDVSRSSPRLAVIGMPRDEMLRVELFDTSTRQLIARHPLREAEAMGLSPDGGLVALSSSTATVVLRTVDWAPVAELHTPSALREPGPVFVDDSTLAVHAHHGLELWDLPTRTRAFRLETDLEHLDFSPDGRFAAVSDRNGPPRVWARDRGDLGPLPIDPAPPVTPAERVGTRWWRRVVNRARPT from the coding sequence ATGAGGACGGCGCTGCTGATCGCCACGGATTCGTACTCGGATCCGGCGTTCAGCGCCCTGCGGGCCCCGGGACACGACGTCGCCTCGCTTCGCGCGGTGCTCGCGGACCCGGCGATCGGGGCGTTCCGGACGCAGGTCCTGGTCAACCGGCCGGCGCAGGAGGTGCGGGAGCGGGTCGAGGACCTGTTCGCCACCGCCGGCCTCGACGACCTCGTGCTGCTCTACCTCTCCGGCCACGGCGTGAAGGACCGGCAGGGGCGCCTGCACTTCGCCGCCACCGACACCCGCGCCGACCGGCTGCGGACCACCGGTGTGCCGGCCGAGCTGGTGCGCGAGCTGATCCACGAGAGCCGCAGCCGCAAGGTCGTCGTCCTGCTCGACTGCTGCTACAGCGGGGCGTTCCCGGCCGGGATGCGGCCCAAGGGCGGCGCGGTGGACGTGGCCGAGCTGGTCGAGGGTCGCGGTTGCGCGGTGATCACCTCGTCCACCCACCTCCAGCACGCCTTCGAACCCGACGGCACGGCGGAGGTGTCGACCGGCCCCGCGTCGGTGTTCACCGGCGTGGTCGTCGAGGGGCTGCGGACGGGCGCGGCGGACGTGGACGGCGACGGCGCGGTCACCGCGCGGGACCTCTACGACTACGTCCACGAGCACGTGCGCCGGCTCACGCCCCACCAGACGCCCACCAGCGGCGGGGTGGTCAGCGGCGACCTGCTGGTCGCGCACGCGCCCCGGCGGCCGGCCGGCGGTTCGGCAGTGCGGGTGGCCGCCGCCAAGGCCCTGGGCGACCTCGGGGATCCGGAACGCGCGGCGGCCGTGCTGCGGGGCGCCGCCGGCGGCCCGGCAGTGGCGCCGCCCCGCGAGTACCGGTTCCCCGCACGGCTGGACGGCAAGGGCGGTCCGGTGGCGTTCAGCCCCGACTCGTCCCTGCTGGCGGCCGCCGGCACCGTCTGGGACACCAGGACCTGGCAACCCGCGTCCCGGCTACCCCGGCACGACCGCCCACGTGCCTTCAGCCCGGACGGGCACCTGCTCGCGGTGGCCGGTCCCAGGGGCATCTCGCTGCGGTCGACGGCGGCCTGGCACGAGGTCCGGTTCCTGCCCGCCCTCGCGCGGTACCTGCGGTTCAGCCACGACGGCGGGCTCCTGGTCGCCTGGCGGCCCGGCACCCTCTCCCTCTGGGAGGCGGCGGACGGCACCTGGCAGTCCGCGCCACCCGCGTGGGAGGGCGTCTGGGCGGTCGACGTCAGCCGGTCGTCACCCCGGCTCGCCGTGATCGGCATGCCGAGGGACGAAATGCTGCGGGTCGAGCTTTTCGACACCTCGACCCGGCAGCTGATCGCGCGCCACCCGCTCCGGGAAGCCGAAGCGATGGGCCTGAGCCCGGACGGCGGCCTGGTGGCGCTGTCCTCCTCCACGGCGACCGTCGTGCTGCGGACCGTCGACTGGGCACCGGTCGCGGAACTGCACACGCCGTCGGCGCTCCGGGAGCCCGGCCCGGTCTTCGTGGACGACAGCACGCTCGCGGTCCACGCGCACCACGGGCTGGAGCTGTGGGACCTGCCGACCCGCACGAGGGCGTTCCGCCTGGAGACCGACCTCGAACACCTGGACTTCAGCCCCGACGGGCGGTTCGCGGCGGTCTCCGACCGGAACGGCCCCCCGCGCGTCTGGGCCCGGGACCGCGGCGACCTGGGGCCGCTGCCGATCGACCCCGCCCCACCGGTCACGCCCGCCGAGCGGGTGGGGACGAGGTGGTGGCGACGCGTCGTCAACCGGGCCCGACCCACCTAG
- a CDS encoding NAD(P)H-binding protein, translated as MTILVTGATGTIGGAVVRQLAKAGVPVKALTRNPARASLPGGVEVVGGDLTRPSELPLAGVTAAFLIAALEAEDPAVPAKAFLDHAHDLRKVVYLSSSAVTAERPGSYEAHRDVERVIEESGVAWTHVRPGEFMSNKLIWARDVKERDVVRAPFPDSVGAPVHEDDVAEVVVHALLHEGHAGKAYTLSGPEALTHRQQAEAFAAGLGRPIGFERLTYGQARAALIRDEGLPWDTAEYLMGYMAQHAEEPAEVTPDFELVTGRRGRTLAQWAADHAADLTP; from the coding sequence GTGACGATCCTGGTCACCGGCGCGACCGGCACCATCGGTGGCGCCGTGGTGCGGCAACTGGCGAAGGCGGGCGTGCCCGTGAAGGCGTTGACCCGCAACCCGGCGCGGGCCTCGCTGCCGGGCGGGGTGGAGGTGGTGGGGGGTGATTTGACACGACCGAGTGAACTTCCGCTGGCGGGCGTGACCGCCGCGTTCCTGATCGCCGCGCTGGAGGCCGAGGACCCGGCCGTACCCGCGAAGGCGTTCCTCGACCACGCCCACGACCTGCGGAAGGTGGTGTACCTGTCCAGCAGCGCGGTCACCGCGGAGCGGCCCGGCAGCTACGAGGCGCACCGCGACGTGGAGCGCGTCATCGAGGAGTCGGGCGTGGCGTGGACGCACGTCCGGCCCGGCGAGTTCATGAGCAACAAGCTGATCTGGGCGCGGGACGTGAAGGAGCGGGACGTGGTGCGTGCGCCGTTCCCGGACTCGGTCGGCGCGCCCGTGCACGAGGACGACGTGGCGGAGGTCGTCGTGCACGCGCTGCTGCACGAGGGGCACGCCGGCAAGGCGTACACGCTCAGCGGGCCGGAGGCGCTGACGCACCGGCAGCAGGCCGAGGCGTTCGCGGCGGGGCTCGGGCGGCCGATCGGGTTCGAGCGGTTGACCTACGGGCAGGCCCGGGCCGCGCTGATCCGCGACGAGGGGCTGCCGTGGGACACCGCCGAGTACCTGATGGGGTACATGGCGCAGCACGCCGAGGAACCGGCGGAGGTCACGCCGGACTTCGAGCTGGTCACGGGCAGGCGCGGCCGGACCCTGGCCCAGTGGGCCGCCGACCACGCCGCCGACCTGACCCCGTGA
- the upp gene encoding uracil phosphoribosyltransferase yields the protein MDVLVVDHPLARARLTTMRDARTDNAAFRAALQELTVMLVYEATRSLPVAEERVHTPVARTTGHRLANPPLLVPVLRAGLGMADQAHKLIPDAQMGFVGLARDEETLQPTPYMESLPDSLAGRPVLVLDPMLATGGSMAYTIRLLTDRGATDVTAICCLAAPEGIEHLSASGLPVRLVTASVDERLNDSGFIVPGLGDAGDRQYGTV from the coding sequence ATGGACGTCCTCGTCGTCGATCACCCCCTGGCCCGGGCGCGGCTGACCACCATGCGCGACGCCCGCACCGACAACGCGGCGTTCCGCGCCGCGCTGCAGGAGCTGACGGTGATGCTCGTGTACGAGGCCACCCGCTCCCTGCCGGTGGCCGAGGAGCGCGTGCACACGCCCGTCGCCCGCACCACCGGCCACCGGCTGGCCAACCCGCCCCTGCTGGTCCCGGTGCTGCGGGCCGGCCTGGGCATGGCCGACCAGGCGCACAAGCTGATCCCCGACGCCCAGATGGGCTTCGTCGGCCTGGCGCGCGACGAGGAGACCCTGCAGCCGACCCCGTACATGGAGTCGCTGCCGGACTCCCTGGCCGGCCGCCCGGTCCTCGTGCTGGACCCGATGCTGGCCACCGGCGGCTCCATGGCCTACACGATCCGCCTGCTGACCGACCGGGGCGCCACCGACGTCACCGCCATCTGCTGCCTGGCCGCCCCCGAGGGCATCGAGCACCTGTCGGCCTCCGGCCTGCCCGTCCGCCTGGTCACCGCCAGCGTCGACGAGCGCCTGAACGACTCGGGCTTCATCGTCCCCGGCCTCGGCGACGCCGGCGACCGCCAGTACGGCACCGTCTGA